A stretch of DNA from bacterium:
AAGATTTGCTGAAGCAGCCTTCCGCCGAAACCACCATCCGCATCGGCGGCCTTGTAAAACCCGGCACCCTGCAAAGCGAAAAGCTGGAAAGCCGCTTCATCATCACCGATGGCAAAAACGATATTCCCACCTCCTACACCGGCCTGCTGCCCCAGCTCTTCCGCGAAGGCCAGGGCGTGGTCGCCCAGGGCACGTGGGACGGCAAAGGCTTTCACGCCGCCACCATCCTCACCAAGCACGACGAAACCTACATGCCGCCGGAAGTCGCCAAGGCGCTGAAGGACCAGGGCGTATGGCGCGGCAATGCGGGCGATGCCGTGCCTCACGAATATCTGTATAAAAAATGATCGCGGAATTCGGCCTTCTCTGCCTTTGCCTTCTGCCGCCGCTGGCGCTGTTGAGCCTGCTTGCTGCGCGGCTGGAAAACACACGCGCCCTGGCCCTTCAGGCGCCCTTGCAGCATGCGATGTTTATGCTCTCGGTGCTGGCCTTTTTCAGCCTCATGGCCTGTTACATCCGCTCGGATTTCTCGGTGGCCGTGGTGGCGCAGAATTCCACCCTCGCCAAACCCATGCTCTATAAAATCACCGGCACCTGGGGCAATCACGAGGGCTCCATGCTGTTGTGGCTGCTGGTGCTCACCGGCTATGGCGCGGCCTTTTTATGGCGTGACCGCAACCTGAGCATAACACCCACGTTAATCGCCATCCAGAACCTGCTGGTGCTCGGCATCACCGGCTTCGTGCTGCTCACCTCCAACCCGTTCCTGCGCATCTACCCCGCCCCTGCCGACGGCAGCGGCATGAACCCCGTGCTGCAGGATATCGGCCTCGCCATCCATCCGCCCACGCTTTATCTGGGCTATGTGGGCTACTCGCTGGTTTATTCCCTCAGCATCGCCGCGCTGCTTCAAGGCAGGCTGGACAAGGCGCACATCGCCGCCCTGCGCCGCTGGGCGCTGATCGCCTGGAGCTGGCTGACGCTCGGCATCGGGCTCGGCGCATGGTGGGCCTATCGCGAGCTGGGCTGGGGCGGCTGGTGGTTCTGGGACCCGGTGGAGAATGCCTCCCTCATGCCCTGGCTGCTTGGCGTCGCCCTGCTCCATTCGCTGAAGGCGCTGGAAAAGCGCAAACAATTTCCGCGTGCGGCCTTATGGATGGGCATCAGCTGCTTTATCCTGAGCGTGCTCGGCACCTTCCTCGTCCGCTCAGGCGTGCTAACCTCGGTTCACTCTTTCGCGCTGGATCCGGAACGCGGGCTCTACATCATCGGCTATCTCAGCCTGCTGGCCATCGGCGGCTACAGCCTGTGGGGCATGAAAAACGTGAGCCTCACCGGCCCCGCTCCCGCGCCATGGCAATGGCTCTCGCGCGATACAACCATGCTGGTGCAGAACCTGCTGCTCATCACCGCCTGCGCCACCGTCACGCTCGGCACGCTGTACCCGCTCATCATGCAGGCGCTCGGCACGGCGGGCATCACGGTCGGCCATCCTTATTTCAACAGCATCTTCCTGCCTCTTAGCCTTATCGCCGGTCCGTTGGCGGTCATCGCGCCACTCATTGCCTGGCGTGAAGACAAGCTCCCCCGCCTCAAAAAAGACCTG
This window harbors:
- a CDS encoding cytochrome c biogenesis protein CcmE — translated: MKPKHIRAIWLGIALIVMGLGAWGMLATFKSQLVFFYSPEDLLKQPSAETTIRIGGLVKPGTLQSEKLESRFIITDGKNDIPTSYTGLLPQLFREGQGVVAQGTWDGKGFHAATILTKHDETYMPPEVAKALKDQGVWRGNAGDAVPHEYLYKK
- the nrfE gene encoding heme lyase NrfEFG subunit NrfE yields the protein MIAEFGLLCLCLLPPLALLSLLAARLENTRALALQAPLQHAMFMLSVLAFFSLMACYIRSDFSVAVVAQNSTLAKPMLYKITGTWGNHEGSMLLWLLVLTGYGAAFLWRDRNLSITPTLIAIQNLLVLGITGFVLLTSNPFLRIYPAPADGSGMNPVLQDIGLAIHPPTLYLGYVGYSLVYSLSIAALLQGRLDKAHIAALRRWALIAWSWLTLGIGLGAWWAYRELGWGGWWFWDPVENASLMPWLLGVALLHSLKALEKRKQFPRAALWMGISCFILSVLGTFLVRSGVLTSVHSFALDPERGLYIIGYLSLLAIGGYSLWGMKNVSLTGPAPAPWQWLSRDTTMLVQNLLLITACATVTLGTLYPLIMQALGTAGITVGHPYFNSIFLPLSLIAGPLAVIAPLIAWREDKLPRLKKDLLRHLALGIAALGIALLITQDMAALLLIGTGIWLLLASIAYGMKSRKQGTFSWPLLLGHAGFACLLIGVAGTTLLRHEGEYMLKPGQSAIMGPYRFTYRQYDSRDGQDYREMAMHLSVSKNDNPIGELVPTKRLYTIQGMPTSESATMFNSMGDLYAAVGDVHENGEAGFRFYYKPGIQLVWLGFVLMAAGGITAARRKQK